A window of the Oncorhynchus keta strain PuntledgeMale-10-30-2019 unplaced genomic scaffold, Oket_V2 Un_contig_18996_pilon_pilon, whole genome shotgun sequence genome harbors these coding sequences:
- the LOC118370532 gene encoding zinc finger protein OZF-like isoform X13 produces MASVKLEDCSQTLELNVNIKDEEEEEKIGKPVSHGDHVETFSTSREQQQENNRAKRSHPCPHCEEIFPFLSKLKIHLKIHTGENLYSCTDCGKSLKTSQALTVHQRVHTGEKPYSCSDCGERFSHQSNLKTHQRIHTGEKPYYCSDCGKCFTTSTGLRVHQRTHTGEKPYFCSDCGRSFITSRTLTVHQKMHTGEKPYYCSDCGESFSQQSNFKTHQRTHTGDKPYYCSDCGKGFSQQIHLKCHQRIHTGEKPYSCSDCGKGFSQQSNLKCHQRIHKGEKPYSCSDCGKCFTTSTELKVHQRGHTGEKPYSCSDCGKSFSQQGSLKIHQRIHKGEKPYSCSDCGKCFTTSTELKIHQRRHTGEKPYSCSDCQKSFSQLATLKTHQRIHKGKKPHQLSQAS; encoded by the coding sequence gagaccatgttgagacattctctacatccagagagcaacagcaggaaaataacagaGCTAAGAGGTCTCATCCCTGCCCACATTGTGAGGAGATTTTCCCATTTCTATCAAAACTAAAAATACACCtaaaaatacacacaggagagaatctGTATTCCTgtactgactgtgggaagagtttaAAAACATCACAGGCTCtgacagttcatcagagagtgcacactggagagaaaccttactcctgctctgattgTGGGGAGCGTTTCTCTCATCAGAGCAACTTAAAAACACACCAACgtatacacacaggggagaagccttactactgctctgactgtggaaaatgttTCACAACATCAACTGGGCTAAgagttcatcagagaacacacacaggagagaagccttacttctGTTCTGACTGTGGGAGGAGTTTCATAACATCAAGGACTCTGACAGTTCATCAGAAAatgcacactggagagaaaccttactACTGCTCTGATTGTGGGGAGAGTTTCTCTCAACAGAGCAATTTTAAAACACACCAACGTACACACACAGGAGATAAGCCTTActactgctctgactgtgggaagggTTTCTCTCAACAGATCCACTTAAAATGTCACCagcgaatacacacaggagagaagccttactcctgctctgactgtgggaagggTTTCTCCCAACAGAGCAACTTAAAATGTCACCAACGCATACATAagggagagaagccttactcctgctctgactgtgggaagtgCTTCACAACATCAACTGAGCTAAAAGTTCATCAAAGaggacacacaggagagaagccttactcctgctctgactgtgggaagagtttctccCAACAGGGCAGCTTAAAAATACACCAACGTATACAtaaaggagagaagccttactcctgctctgactgtgggaagtgCTTCACAACATCAACTGAGCTAAAAATTCATCAAAGaagacacacaggagagaagccttactcctgctctgactgtcaGAAGAGTTTCTCCCAATTGGCTACCTTAAAAACACATCAACGTATACATAAAGGCAAGAAGCCTCATCAATTGTCTCAGGCAAGTTAA
- the LOC118370532 gene encoding zinc finger protein OZF-like isoform X12, whose product MASVKLEDCSQTLELNVNIKDEEEEEKIGTSVTHGDHVETFSTSREQQQENNRAKRSHPCPHCEEIFPFLSKLKIHLKIHTGENLYSCTDCGKSLKTSQALTVHQRVHTGEKPYSCSDCGERFSHQSNLKTHQRIHTGEKPYYCSDCGKCFTTSTGLRVHQRTHTGEKPYFCSDCGRSFITSRTLTVHQKMHTGEKPYYCSDCGESFSQQSNFKTHQRTHTGDKPYYCSDCGKGFSQQIHLKCHQRIHTGEKPYSCSDCGKGFSQQSNLKCHQRIHKGEKPYSCSDCGKCFTTSTELKVHQRGHTGEKPYSCSDCGKSFSQQGSLKIHQRIHKGEKPYSCSDCGKCFTTSTELKIHQRRHTGEKPYSCSDCQKSFSQLATLKTHQRIHKGKKPHQLSQAS is encoded by the coding sequence gagaccatgttgagacattctctacatccagagagcaacagcaggaaaataacagaGCTAAGAGGTCTCATCCCTGCCCACATTGTGAGGAGATTTTCCCATTTCTATCAAAACTAAAAATACACCtaaaaatacacacaggagagaatctGTATTCCTgtactgactgtgggaagagtttaAAAACATCACAGGCTCtgacagttcatcagagagtgcacactggagagaaaccttactcctgctctgattgTGGGGAGCGTTTCTCTCATCAGAGCAACTTAAAAACACACCAACgtatacacacaggggagaagccttactactgctctgactgtggaaaatgttTCACAACATCAACTGGGCTAAgagttcatcagagaacacacacaggagagaagccttacttctGTTCTGACTGTGGGAGGAGTTTCATAACATCAAGGACTCTGACAGTTCATCAGAAAatgcacactggagagaaaccttactACTGCTCTGATTGTGGGGAGAGTTTCTCTCAACAGAGCAATTTTAAAACACACCAACGTACACACACAGGAGATAAGCCTTActactgctctgactgtgggaagggTTTCTCTCAACAGATCCACTTAAAATGTCACCagcgaatacacacaggagagaagccttactcctgctctgactgtgggaagggTTTCTCCCAACAGAGCAACTTAAAATGTCACCAACGCATACATAagggagagaagccttactcctgctctgactgtgggaagtgCTTCACAACATCAACTGAGCTAAAAGTTCATCAAAGaggacacacaggagagaagccttactcctgctctgactgtgggaagagtttctccCAACAGGGCAGCTTAAAAATACACCAACGTATACAtaaaggagagaagccttactcctgctctgactgtgggaagtgCTTCACAACATCAACTGAGCTAAAAATTCATCAAAGaagacacacaggagagaagccttactcctgctctgactgtcaGAAGAGTTTCTCCCAATTGGCTACCTTAAAAACACATCAACGTATACATAAAGGCAAGAAGCCTCATCAATTGTCTCAGGCAAGTTAA